The sequence below is a genomic window from Dioscorea cayenensis subsp. rotundata cultivar TDr96_F1 chromosome 6, TDr96_F1_v2_PseudoChromosome.rev07_lg8_w22 25.fasta, whole genome shotgun sequence.
tacatcctttatatgtgaacatataatttataaatatatatcactgtcattgcctgtgccttgtcaccatgttgCATGCCTTGTTGCcgccttaaattttttttttttttagaaatcgCTGCTGCCTCAAAATGAGCCTTCTTGCCATTGTTTTGGAATGAGCAGTATTGTTGGTGCCTCGGaatgattatttgttttttgtcaTTTCTTCATAATGGGAATTTTAATCATTGACTAACCCATGGTGTTGCTTTGGATCGAAAGAAATGCTGCTCGAATGCTAAGGAATACCAAGCCTGATATATCTGAGCAagttttgactttccataacaAATAATCATAGTGTAAGACAATTTATCATTGATCAATCACAACATTTATGCCTTGTAAATTACTCTGTAGAGGATCCACTTCTTACTTGTTACTATGTTACTAAATAAGCACCGTCCACTGTTCTATTATGCTTTTACAAAATGgctatatttataaatatatatatatatatatatatatattatactttcCAAATGACAATCAATGTGCAAATGGAAGTGCACAAGTATGTATATGTACATGCATGCAtctcattatatttattcatttccATGTGCATAGTGGTCCCAGCCTTTAGGTACGtgagcatgcatgcatacattcaTCTCATTTTGAAAACTCCACATATATCTCTTGTGTAGTGGGACCCATTTTTTTGGATTCTTCTTTCCTAATGAACCATGTACGTATGCATATATACcattgcatgcttctcattttttttttggaagaaaaaaacaataggtTATGTCATACTGGTCAAAGGGCATTGCTCATTCTCAATACACAACTTTTcacataacaaaaacaaaaatatatatacaaatatttacTGTGTTATTTAGCAACAAATTAAGcaaaagacaagcaaattgaTCAAGCTTTCACAGATCACAAAATTTCATCATGCTTCATCCATTGGAACTGCCTCAGCTTGATCCTCTTGTGCATCAGCTTTCTtacactttttctttttccctcccCCTTTCTTCTTTGTCTTGGTTCCCAAAGCTAACCATGCCTTTATTTCAGCATCATCATCGATGGTCTTAGTAGACTATAGCTGTTGTAAAGAATGAGAAGTAATCTTGTCTGATCCATTTGGCATCAACAAAACAGTGAACTTAATGTGTGCGACGAGGTCCCTTGGCTTTTCATGTTAAACTGGATATGGCTGTAATAGATCATGATTCACATATTCCACTAGACCAAGATGGGTGCGTTTCTCTTCCAATGCCATTGCGGTAAATGGCATGATTGGAAATTTCTGGCTTGTTTCACTAAAAATAAATCTTGAGGACTTCATTTTCAGGTGATAATTTTAGTCCACTGCTCTTTTTTAAATAGTAGTTTGGCACTCATCCAAAAGCCTTGGCTTTCCTTCACCAGTGCTGGTGACTATTGAATAAACTtcattttccttgaattttGCATCATCAACTCTAGTCTCTGGACTGGCTACACTAAGTACGACTTTGTTACCATCAATAACAAACTGCTTGAGTTGGTGGCTGAGCACCCCCTCAACAATTTTACAGTCATAAGCAGCAGCAACCTTCTGAATAGCTTCAGTGACATCCTTGTTATGCTTGTCAGGCCTGGCAAGCCTCAATGCGATTTTCGTTGTAGTGTTTGCAACTACAATCACATCCGCAGCCCTCCCAGTAACTGGCCCTTCATAAATAACATGAGTGTGAGCCACCACAGTGATGAACCCACTAATATGACACCCCATGTCAATTTTCACAATATCATTCTCCACCAAGATCGTCTCATCAGTAGCAAGCAGCAAGAAGTGGAAGACAATATTGTTAACAGAGATGCATATCGGGAAGGCAACACCCCTctcaatcttcttcttcacattcttGTACACACTTCCAACTTGGTCTCTGATGAAGACATTGCCTTTCTCGCAGAGGTCGACGGCCTTAACTCCAAGCTTGCACTGTGACACTACAAATTGAAGAGCCTTGTTAACAATATCTGCAGCGCTCTTGTATTTGGTGAAAACATCAGGGGAAGAAAGAACAagctccttcttctccttattGGCTTCATCATCCGACATCTCTCAAACCTTGAAGAGGGAATGCAACAAGAATCGAGGCCGAGAGATTAGAAGAGATTTGAAGAAGGATGCAAGTCTAGGGTTTTGGCCTTATAAAGCAAAGAAATGGGAGGCAATGCTAACTGCAACTTCCCGTGTACAACATAAACTATATGAGTGGGCCAATTCTCAAGGCCATCAAATATATGTGCAGTATATATTATTGTAGCTCCTCGTTCCTCGCATTCTTTTGACAAATATTTCAACATGTTGGCTCCAACCATCACATCTAGATCGACTGTAATCTCATCAAGAAGAAGAACCTCAAATGGTTTAAGAAGGCCCATACATATTTGTACCCTTCTCCGCTGACCATCTGATGATTTATACATTCTCCATGATAGATCAATGTCTAAAACTTTAATTAGTCCATCTCTCCTTTGGAGGTCGATGCCAGTGACTCCATAAATCATTTTCTATGCTGAGACATCCTTCTATATGGACACCTCAAAACTAGCAAAGTCAACATCTCTCCTCCACTTTTCACCAAGGTAAGAGAGATCGCCAGAAGAAGTGAGAGCAGTGTCATGAAAAGCAGACCCCCCAAGAACCCTAACCATCTCCAGCCCAACCCTATGATTCCCTCCCAAAGTCTTCAAAATCATCATCTTCCAGGCACCATTGGACCCGACGAGAAGACAATGATTTCTACCACCAAGGGTGAGCGAAAACCCATCGATAAGTTGGGACGACGCCAGTGGTGAGTGGTCATCGATCCCTGGGAAGGTGAAGCTAAGGTCCTTGATGTCCACCATCGTGCTCCTCTCGTCGGCGATCACTCCCCCCATGGCTCTGCCTCCTTACTGAGCTCTAAGATAAGTAGCCCAATGGCCACACAATCCTCCATTGGAGTCCTAATCATACTCCCAAAGACATCACAAACAGCAATGCAGTTGTTAAGCTTACCAAGCTTCAAAACATCCTGCACCATCCTTGCCCATTGTAGCTCTATtacaccatcatcatcaccatcatcaccatcttcgtCCTTGTATTTAAAGATGACTGCAAGGATCTCATGAGGGAGTAGAGCATCAACGGTAATCTTGGTCTTGCCTTTCTTCACATCCTTAGGGGAAGTTTGAGAAATGATCATTGTCATGCTTCTTGAATGTATCCTTGTAGTTGTTTATGGCGATGGATGCCACACGATTGTATGGCAGGGTGTTCCATTGCATTGAGCTCATGAAAATCTCTGGTAGCTGGAGAACTTTCTAGAGAGGGATGAGAACTTCACGGCAGAGTCGGTCATGGACACAGTAGGCATAGTGGTGCTTCTCGATCTCGGCGTACTCAGGGCTGGACTCTTTGGGAAAGACTCGGTGAGCGATGCTCTCACAGAAAAGGGTTGTGCAATCGAAGCATGAACTGAGAAATGGGCACCATTTGGCAGCGAGATCGATCCTATtgaccttctttttcttcagcTGATCGAGATCGGAGGCCAAGAGCTTGGCTAAGAACTCGAGGATGTAGTCCTGGAGGAACTGATAGGCTAGATCACTAGCGTAGCGGTCCGCGGCTCGGATCGCGAGCTTGATTTTCTTCTCGTGCCTCTACTTGCTGGCCTTCTCGATCTTGATCTTCACTTTGGTGAGCTCGGCGGTGATAATAGCAGTGAGTCAACAAGCGACAGATTAACGGCGGTGGCAGCAAGGACGAcagtgatttttttccttttttttaatatggaggAAGAGATAACAGtaccttcatcttcttcttttttttcccttctctcTGAATCCTCTCTCCCCTTTCTGGTTCGTTTTTCTCCtcctttttaaaagtttaactTTGTTCTTATCCTCAATATTCCAAACCCACCACCCCCCCTAGAATCACAACAAATCAGATAGGATAGGatccaatttaaaattttaattaatttcaatttttaaattttaaattttttttaaaatttaattaacccaatttgcctcgggatatgtgtttgggtaCTTTGGGCTTTGCACTTTCTcaggttgcctcgagatctgttcttaggctatatgaaatttaggatcgtCTCGGaatgtgtatttgggctatcctaaaatttcatattgcctcgagatatgtgttctcaagggcaatcttgtaatttgtatttttaattgcTCGGGATTTGTATTCCACtccaagaaaaccaaataatttattaggacatttaaattttaattctaaatatatccattattaagatatatttaaattttaattaaattgggaTTTGGATTCTATTAGGACACatgttatattatttgtatataaacAAATTGCCCCTTCCTACTTTTTCTCACGAAATTCTCTTTGGTAcgattgagtgagagaagtaggaatctGAACCGTTTCTTTTGTCATGGCCAATACCTCTAAACCTTTTTAGGATATGGCCCAAAATTGCAATGAGGTCCCCCAAGGTCAAGTATTCATGTGCCACACTCCTATTTTTGATTC
It includes:
- the LOC120263213 gene encoding LOW QUALITY PROTEIN: ABC transporter I family member 20-like (The sequence of the model RefSeq protein was modified relative to this genomic sequence to represent the inferred CDS: substituted 2 bases at 2 genomic stop codons) yields the protein MGGVIADERSTMVDIKDLSFTFPGIDDHSPLASSQLIDGFSLTLGGRNHCLLVGSNGAWKMMILKTLGGNHRVGLEMVRVLGGSAFHDTALTSSGDLSYLGEKWRRDVDFASFEVSIXKDVSAXKMIYGVTGIDLQRRDGLIKVLDIDLSWRMYKSSDGQRRRVQICMGLLKPFEVLLLDEITVDLDVMVGANMLKYLSKECEERGATIIYTAHIFDGLENWPTHIVYVVHGKLQLALPIEEVRDILKLSFDDLSSSLQAHEARFNQFTEKHIGKAFLMRGASSVGGNFFIERGRSCKGKGRVFDSQRGSNVANLCRMNQDSSMILELILSSKAEEVQDNLEGKNFDEGPNSSNDQSPSDYGSLFMVHNGEDGDNSSTWLLDSGTSNHMIGKKELFY